From a single Brassica napus cultivar Da-Ae chromosome C9, Da-Ae, whole genome shotgun sequence genomic region:
- the LOC106418416 gene encoding G-type lectin S-receptor-like serine/threonine-protein kinase At1g11330 yields the protein MVLLLFNTRRRFVIVLLLVTLSCFSFRLCFGQDRITSFTTPIKDTDTLLCKSGVFRFGFFTPVNSTTRLRYVGIWYDKIPKQTVVWVANKDTPINDASGVVSISDDGNLVITDGRNRLLWSTNVTVPPVAPNATWVQLMDTGNLALQDNRNNGEILWESFKHPYNSFLPTMSLGTNKRTGENLKLTSWRSYQDPSTGNYTAGLAPLTFPELTFPELLIWKNNVPIWRSGPWNGQVFIGLPDVDSLLFLDGFNLINDKQGTFSMSFANDSFMYHFNLDPDGVIYQRDWSTSLRDWRIGAMFPSTYCDAYGICGPYGSCSSREDPPCECVKGFVPRNSTEWKARNWSNGCVRKGQLRCERQSNGGGKGDVFVRLQKMKVPVNAVQSDANEQDCPKQCKDNCSCIAYAFDRGIGCMLWSGNLVDMQSSLRTGIDLYIRLPHSELKTYSNRAVIIIAPVLGVAFLAAVCVLLACRKFKKRPDTSAELMFKRMEALTSGNETASNQVKLKELPLFEFQVLATATGSFSLRNKLGQGGFGPVYKGKLSEGQEIAVKRLSQASGQGLEELMNEVVVISKLQHRNLVKLLGCCIEGVERLLVYEYMPNKSLDAYLFDPLKQKILDWKTRFNIMEGICRGLLYLHRDSRLKIIHRDLKVSNILLDDNLNPKISDFGLARVFRANEDEANTRRVVGTYGYMSPEYAMEGLISEKSDVFSLGVIFLEILSGRKNSHKEETNLNLLAYAWKLWNEGEAASLADPTIFDKSFEKEITRCVQIGLLCAQETANDRPNVSTVIWMLTTENTNLQEPKQRALIARRGSCDQGSLSINDLSLTAVTGR from the exons ATGGTGCTTCTTCTATTCAACACACGTCGTCGTTTCGTTATTGTTCTTCTACTTGTAACACTCTCTTGCTTCTCCTTTAGGCTCTGTTTCGGCCAAGACAGAATCACCTCCTTTACTACTCCAATCAAGGACACAGATACCCTTCTCTGCAAAAGTGGTGTTTTCAGGTTTGGTTTCTTCACTCCTGTAAATTCCACTACTCGGTTGCGTTACGTCGGGATTTGGTACGACAAGATTCCAAAACAAACTGTGGTTTGGGTGGCTAACAAAGACACTCCCATCAACGACGCTTCCGGTGTTGTTTCCATCTCCGACGACGGAAACCTCGTGATTACAGATGGTCGAAACCGCCTTCTATGGTCGACCAACGTCACAGTACCACCCGTGGCTCCAAATGCTACTTGGGTTCAGCTGATGGATACTGGGAACCTTGCGTTACAAGATAACCGAAACAACGGAGAGATTCTCTGGGAGAGTTTCAAGCATCCTTATAACTCTTTCTTGCCAACAATGTCTCTTGGGACCAACAAGAGAACCGGAGAGAATCTGAAGCTTACTTCTTGGAGAAGCTATCAAGATCCTTCAACAGGGAACTATACAGCTGGTCTTGCTCCTTTAACGTTTCCCGAGCTCACGTTTCCTGAGCTTCTGATTTGGAAGAACAATGTTCCAATCTGGCGTAGTGGACCGTGGAACGGCCAGGTTTTCATCGGTTTACCGGACGTggattctcttttgtttcttgatGGGTTTAATCTTATCAATGATAAGCAAGGAACATTTTCAATGTCATTTGCTAATGATTCTTTCATGTATCACTTTAACTTGGATCCTGATGGAGTTATATATCAGAGAGATTGGAGTACTTCTTTGAGAGATTGGAGGATCGGTGCAATGTTTCCATCTACATATTGTGATGCATACGGTATATGTGGTCCATACGGAAGCTGCAGTTCCCGGGAAGATCCGCCTTGTGAATGTGTTAAAGGGTTTGTGCCGAGGAACAGCACAGAGTGGAAAGCAAGGAATTGGAGTAATGGATGTGTGAGAAAAGGTCAATTGCGGTGCGAGAGGCAGAGCAATGGAGGAGGAAAAGGAGATGTGTTTGTGAGACTTCAGAAGATGAAAGTACCAGTCAATGCGGTACAATCTGATGCTAATGAGCAAGATTGTCCTAAACAGTGTAAGGATAACTGTTCTTGCATTGCTTATGCTTTTGATCGGGGAATCGGATGCATGCTTTGGAGTGGTAACTTAGTTGATATGCAATCATCATTGAGAACTGGCATTGATCTTTATATTCGACTTCCGCATTCTGAACTCA AAACATATAGCAATCGAGCAGTTATCATCATTGCACCCGTGCTAGGCGTTGCGTTCCTTGCTGCTGTCTGCGTTCTTTTAGCATGCAGGAAATTCAAAAAACGTCCAG ATACAAGTGCAGAATTAATGTTTAAGAGAATGGAAGCACTCACAAGTGGTAATGAGACTGCTTCTAACCAAGTGAAGCTCAAGGAGCTTCCACTCTTTGAGTTTCAAGTGTTAGCCACAGCAACTGGTAGCTTCTCTCTAAGAAACAAGCTCGGACAAGGTGGATTTGGTCCTGTTTACAAG GGAAAATTGTCAGAAGGGCAAGAAATTGCAGTGAAGAGGCTCTCACAGGCATCAGGACAAGGACTTGAGGAGCTTATGAACGAAGTGGTTGTGATTTCCAAGTTGCAACATCGGAATCTAGTGAAGTTACTTGGCTGTTGCATTGAAGGTGTAGAAAGACTGTTAGTCTACGAATATATGCCTAATAAAAGCTTGGATGCCTATCTATTTG ACCCATTGAAGCAAAAGATTCTTGACTGGAAGACACGGTTCAACATAATGGAAGGGATTTGCAGAGGTCTCTTGTATCTTCACAGAGATTCAAGACTAAAGATCATACACAGAGATCTAAAAGTCAGCAACATTTTGTTAGATGACAACCTGAATCCCAAAATATCTGATTTCGGGCTTGCAAGAGTTTTTCGAGCAAATGAAGATGAAGCTAACACAAGAAGGGTTGTTGGAACATA CGGCTATATGTCACCTGAATATGCAATGGAAGGTTTAATTTCAGAAAAATCAGACGTTTTTAGTTTGGGGGTTATATTTTTAGAGATCCTAAGTGGCAGAAAAAACTCTCACAAGGAAGAGACTAATCTAAACCTTTTAGCTTAT GCGTGGAAGCTGTGGAACGAAGGTGAGGCTGCTTCTCTAGCTGATCCAACCATCTTTGATAAGTCTTTCGAGAAAGAGATAACGAGATGTGTTCAGATTGGTTTGTTGTGTGCGCAAGAAACTGCAAACGATAGACCAAATGTTTCAACCGTGATATGGATGCTAACTACCGAAAACACGAACCTCCAAGAGCCGAAGCAGCGTGCGTTAATAGCAAGAAGAGGATCTTGTGACCAGGGTAGTCTCTCTATCAATGATTTGAGCCTCACAGCTGTAACAGGGCGTTAG